The genomic segment CTGCGCGGCGAGTGCGGCGCCCGGATGCGCGCCTATGTGCAGACCTGCGTCCACTGCGGGCTGTGCTCGGACGCCTGCCACCACTACCTCTCCAACGACAAGGACCCCAAGTATTCCCCGGTGGGCAAGGTCAAGCGCACCATCTGGAACATGCTTGAGAAGAAGGGCAAGCTGAGCCCCGAGGAGTGCCGCGAGGCCGTGGTCGTCGCGCACACCGAATGCAACCTGTGCCGCCGCTGCCAGCAGTTCTGCCCGTTTGGCATCGACGTGGCCTACATGATCCAGACCGTGCGGCGCATCTGCCACAAGCTGGGCATCACCCCGCAGTACATCCAGGACACCTGCCACTCCCACGCCGCGACCCTGAACCAGATGTGGGTCAAGGACGACGAGTGGACCGACACCCTGCAATGGCAGGAGGACGAGGCCCGCGACGAGATCCCGACCATCCGCATCCCCGTCGGCAAGGTCGGGGCGGACTTCATGTACTCGGTCATCGCGCCCGAGCCCAAGTTCCGCACGCACCTCATCTACCAGGCGGCGGTGATCTTCGACCAGGCCGGGTGCGACTGGACCATGCCCGCCACCCCGGGCTGGGACAACTCCGACATGGCCATGTTCACCGGCGACTTCGAGACCATGGGCCGCATCAAGAAGGCCCACTACGAGGCCGCCCAGAAGCTGCGCGTGAAGAAGATCGTCATGGGCGAGTGCGGCCACGCCTTCCGCAGCGTCTACGACGTGGGCAACCGCTGGCTGGGCTGGAAGATGCCCCCGGTGCCCATGGTCCACTCCATCGAGTTCTTCTACGAGCTGGTCAAGGCCGGGCGGGTGCGCCCGCGCGAGCTGTTCCCCGAGCGCGTGACCTTCCACGACCCGTGCAACACCGTGCGCGGGCGCGGCCTGCACGAGATGGGCCGCTACGTGGCCAGCGCCTTCACCCAGGGCGTGGTGGAAATGGCGCCCAACAAGGTCTTCAACATCTGCTGCAACGCGGGCGGCGGCGTGATCAACTGCGGTCCGCCGTGGAAGACCAAGCGCGTGCTCTCCAACCGCTACAAGGCCGAGCAGCTGGCGCGCATGAAGGACCAGGGCATCAACACCATCATCTCGCCCTGCCACAACTGCCACGGCGGCCTGGAGGACATCATCCACCACTACGGGTTGGAGATGAAGCTCATGTTCCTGGGCGACCTGCTCTTCAAGTACATGGAGAAGCCCGGGGCCGTGGAAGCGGAGTAAACCGACAACGCCCCGGCAACGGGGCGGGGAGGACCATATGCATCCCAGACACGTTCTTGCGGCCCTGGCCCTCGCGGTCCTTGCCGCCGTGGCCCTGGTGGCGGCGCCCGCCGCCTGGAGCCAGGACGACATCGTGGAGCTCAAGGCCGAGGCCTTCGGGACGCACCTGCGCCCGGCGGCGGTCTTCAACCACGACGCGCACAACGAGAAAGCCGAGCTGGACGACTGCGCCCGCTGCCACCACGTCTACGAGGACGGCAAGCTGGTGGAAGGCCAGGACTCCGTGGGCACCGCCTGCGCCGAATGCCATACCCTGAAGCGCGTGGGCACGCAGCCCGGCCTGCGCGAGGCCTACCATCGCCAGTGCAAGGAATGCCACGCCGAGCGCGCCGCCGGGCCCATGGCCTGCGGCGAGTGCCACATGGGCAACTAGAGCCGAGTTGACCGGGCGTTCCGGGGCGCTGCAAGGCGCTCCGGAACGCCTGTTGTTTCAATGGGTTGCCAGCGGGCAGCCGGGGCCGGGAAAATTCTTGGCCGGGGTTTTTGAAAACCGTTGACAAGAAGGGGCGCTGTGGATAGACACAGTGCTCCCGACTGTGGGAGCGCGGGCGGGTAGCTCAGCTGGGAGAGCATCGGCCTTACAAGCCGAGGGTCACAGGTTCGAGCCCTGTTCCGCCCACCACAGAGGCACGGGATCACGCGGAGCCGTAGTTAAGTTGGTTATAACGCCGGCCTGTCACGCCGGAGGCCGAGGGTTCGAGTCCCTTCGGCTCCGCCACTTGAAAGACCAGGGGCTTGCACGCAAGCCCCTTCTTGATGCCCCAGACTGTGAGCGGGAGTTGGGGGCGACTTTGCCCGAGGGTGACGGCTTCCAGGGGGAGCCCGTGGTCATGCGGCCACAGCCCTGACGAACCTCTCGCGCTGCTGCGCGACGTTCAACCCGCCATTTTCACATATGCGGAGCCGTAGTTAAGTTGGTTATAACGCCGGCCTGTCACGCCGGAGGCCGAGGGTTCGAGTCCCTTCGGCTCCGCCACCGACACTGACCGCCCCCAAGGGGCGAAATCCTGCCAAGCCCGGAAGCGCAAGCTTCCGGGCTTTTTATCGTGGTCCGGGGTGCCCGGGCCGAGGCTTTGCTCTTTGCCCGGGCTTCGCAAGGCCTGTTTCCTGGGCAACGCCTTGCGCGCACGCAGGGCACGCAGTTCCTTTGCCTGGGCGGGTCGCCGTTGCGGGGAAGGGAGTGCGGTTCTGGAAAAGCGCGTGCCGTCGCGCCTGACCAGACAGCAAGCCGGGGAGTGCGTGCTTTGGGACTTTGTTCTGGCGCGCGCGTGCGCACGTTCCTCAACCACAAGATTGCCTCTTCGCGCGCGGCGCAGGAGGGAGGCCGATGCCGGGGCGTGCGTGGCCGGGGGCGCCGGAGAGGTGGGAGATACGTCTATCATCGCGAACGGCAGCTGAAGCGCGTCGCGATAAATCCGCGCCAAAATCGCGATAATTGAACGGCCCTTGCCGTTGCACTATGTGCAACAGCATTACAGAAACGCCCCTGGCTAGCAACCTGGCCAGGGGCGTTTGTGTGGTCATGAGGTGATCAACAGCTCACGGGCCGGGGCGGCGGCGCCTCGGCCACGGACCGTGTAGGTGGTTGTCAGCGGGATCAGCTCGAACCCCTGGAACAGCGCCCGGACCTCGGGGCAGTCGTTGAGGGAGAGCAGGAAGCGCCCCCGGAGCTGGCCCAGGGCCCGGGCCAGGCGCTCGAAATCATCGCGCCCGAACAGGCCGGGGCCGTAGTAGCCCTCGGTTCCGTAGTAAGGCGGGTCCAGGTAGAACAGGGTTCCCGGGCGGTCGTAGCGGCGCAGGAACACCTCGAAGTCGAGGCACTCAATGACCACTCCGGCCAGGCGCTCGTGCAGCTCCTCCAGGCGCGTGCCCAGGGTGTTGAGGTTGAAACGGGCTCCCCGGCCCTGGTCCACACCGAACGTCCGGCCTGTGACCTTGCCCCCGAAACTCAGCCGCTGGAGGTAAAGGAAGCGGGCGGCGCGCTCCAGGTCCGTGAGGGTGTCTGGGTCCGTGACGCACAGCCGCTCGAACGCTGCGCGGCTCGTGATCTGGAACTTGAGCGTCTCCATGAACTGCGGGTAATGGCGCTGGAGAATCCGGAAGAAGGTGGCCACGTCGCGCGAGGCGTCGTTGATGACCTCGCACCGGGCCGGGGTGGGCCGCCGCAGGAACACGCCTCCCATGCCCACGAAGGGCTCGGCGTAGGTCTCATGCGGCCAGGCGTTGATGTGCTCGATGACGCGCGCCGCCAGGCGGCGCTTGCCCCCGATGTAGGGGGCGACCGGTGACACTGAGGCGGTCTCCTGGGTTGTCATGGCTCTCTTTACGATTCGGCCCGCGCCTGCTAGGGAATCTCCACCCTGATCAGGGGAATGGAGCAGCTGCCTGCGGGCGGTGGTCCGGTGTTCGCGCACCGGGCCAGTGGGGGTGCGGCAGCACCCCCGCCTGTTCCTCTCATGCGCCCGGCCCCGTCTTGGGGCCGGGCCTCCTTGTCAAAGAGCCTGCGGCTACTCGGCCAGCCCCGCCAGCTCGGTGCGCAGGGCCTGGGCCTGGGCTTCCAGGTCGGCCAGGCGGGCGACGTCCTCGGCGGCGGGGGGCTGCCCGGCGGTCTGGGCGGTCAGCACCGCGCGCAGGGGCCGGGCGCTGGCGGCGTCCAGGGCCGTCAGCTCGGCCAGGATCTCCTCGCGCCGGGCCTCGGGGGACGGGGCGGGCTCCGGCTCCAGGTCGTAGGTGCGCAGGACGCGCCCGTCCACCACTGCGTCGGTGTAGGTGCTGGCCCGCTGCTGGCCCGGGGGCACCTCTGTCACGTCCACGATCCGCCGGTAGCCCAGGCCTACCAGATGCGCCTCCGCCAGGCGCGCGGTGTAGTACTGCACGCCGTCCCGCTCCACGGTCGGGGGCAGCCCCCGGTGCTCGGTGCCGTCAGGGTATTGGTACATGCTTGCTCTCCTAGCTCTAGTTGACCACGGCGTTGGCGCACCGCTGCTCGGTGCGCACCACGCCAGTCCAGGTGTAGGTTGTGCCGTTGGCGTTGTGCGCAGACGAGCGCAATTTGAATCCAGCGGCCAGGAAATCGACCACGCCCCGCGCCGAGCCGTCGTTGTAGAGTGCCGTGCCGTTGATGGTCAGCGAGTCCAGCTCGCAGCCCGTGGGCACATACGGCCCGTTTGCGAGGCCGGTGCCGGTGTAGGTGCCCGACACCGTGGCCAGGCCGCAGGGCAGGTTTGCCGTGCAGAGGGGCTGGTAGCCCGCAGGCGGGCCGTACCACCAGCCGAGTTGCCCGAAGTCCATCAGGATGTTGCTCCCCGCCAGGTGCGCGGCGAGGACGAAGCTCCAACGGTCGCCAACTGCGGGCAGCGCGTGGGGGCCGCTGACCTGAACGCCGTTGCAGGTGCATCTCATCTCCCGGGCGTCCAGATCCACGGCCACGCCGTGGACGTTGTTGGCGACGTTGGTGCCCAGGCCCGTGGCCAGCGTCTCGTACGAGGCCCCGGCCCAGCGGACGACAGTGCTGTTGTCCACGCGATACAGCACGCCGCCTCCGGCCACGGTGTCCCCAAGCGTGTAGGCGCCATGGTTCAGGTCGCGCTGGGTCGGCACCACCACGCCGAGC from the Desulfocurvus vexinensis DSM 17965 genome contains:
- the tmcB gene encoding electron transfer complex ferredoxin TmcB codes for the protein MAETAENTQAAAQAMSCLERVAAKSAQDKADGKYAQFASIKDVGVDDGVARLTPERIEKTINQVLRGECGARMRAYVQTCVHCGLCSDACHHYLSNDKDPKYSPVGKVKRTIWNMLEKKGKLSPEECREAVVVAHTECNLCRRCQQFCPFGIDVAYMIQTVRRICHKLGITPQYIQDTCHSHAATLNQMWVKDDEWTDTLQWQEDEARDEIPTIRIPVGKVGADFMYSVIAPEPKFRTHLIYQAAVIFDQAGCDWTMPATPGWDNSDMAMFTGDFETMGRIKKAHYEAAQKLRVKKIVMGECGHAFRSVYDVGNRWLGWKMPPVPMVHSIEFFYELVKAGRVRPRELFPERVTFHDPCNTVRGRGLHEMGRYVASAFTQGVVEMAPNKVFNICCNAGGGVINCGPPWKTKRVLSNRYKAEQLARMKDQGINTIISPCHNCHGGLEDIIHHYGLEMKLMFLGDLLFKYMEKPGAVEAE
- the tmcA gene encoding acidic tetraheme cytochrome c3 TmcA; its protein translation is MHPRHVLAALALAVLAAVALVAAPAAWSQDDIVELKAEAFGTHLRPAAVFNHDAHNEKAELDDCARCHHVYEDGKLVEGQDSVGTACAECHTLKRVGTQPGLREAYHRQCKECHAERAAGPMACGECHMGN
- a CDS encoding DNA adenine methylase, which gives rise to MSPVAPYIGGKRRLAARVIEHINAWPHETYAEPFVGMGGVFLRRPTPARCEVINDASRDVATFFRILQRHYPQFMETLKFQITSRAAFERLCVTDPDTLTDLERAARFLYLQRLSFGGKVTGRTFGVDQGRGARFNLNTLGTRLEELHERLAGVVIECLDFEVFLRRYDRPGTLFYLDPPYYGTEGYYGPGLFGRDDFERLARALGQLRGRFLLSLNDCPEVRALFQGFELIPLTTTYTVRGRGAAAPARELLITS